One window of Botrimarina mediterranea genomic DNA carries:
- a CDS encoding BBP7 family outer membrane beta-barrel protein has product MAHPVLRMLVAAAVSGFAAAASAQALPALADVPTYDPAEASVDAAGIGSAEAMPSPETVVAEMQGLQPIAESPYDGLALMGQLPAATESSGSWLRRGLWYADVDAVVMQRTWDSNGFILVQEFDNAFDQSVGSINAFLFRSTVPVQEHSLSESSPGYDGAGRLALGRFLFRDTANRDHNVEMVVFGGPEWNELTSSEAQLTEGGQGMYEIQNDIFGNSLQATLPPTVQVRDQRGLHIPASLDGSGPTRVDFIPSFASFDRARAMQTEYSSDFQSWEWNYSLAQRMRRDRMEMNPAGQWVRRAQPGFTWDYLAGLRYFDVGERFDWNAQGIVLEAPEVTFTRVGNTSFYENNDPMQITDTTGAMNIQTSNNLFGFQLGGGLTYETDRWNVSIFSKHGFMVNDARATTNVTFSDPDDASIALNSFGRDLHENGLSYLTQGGVTARYHLRPNLSLRVGWEFMYATGLALAPNQIDFNPATNQLHITGDTFYSGVTAGTEFYW; this is encoded by the coding sequence GTGGCTCATCCCGTACTCAGGATGTTGGTGGCAGCGGCCGTGAGCGGCTTCGCCGCGGCGGCTTCGGCGCAGGCGTTGCCTGCCCTGGCCGACGTGCCGACGTACGATCCGGCGGAAGCCAGCGTCGACGCGGCCGGAATCGGCTCGGCCGAGGCGATGCCGTCGCCGGAAACCGTCGTCGCTGAGATGCAGGGCCTCCAGCCGATCGCCGAGTCGCCGTACGACGGCCTTGCGCTTATGGGTCAATTGCCGGCCGCTACCGAGAGCAGCGGCAGCTGGCTGCGCCGAGGCCTGTGGTACGCCGACGTCGACGCCGTCGTGATGCAACGCACCTGGGACAGCAACGGCTTTATCCTGGTGCAAGAATTCGACAACGCGTTTGATCAGTCGGTCGGTTCGATCAACGCCTTCCTCTTCCGTTCGACCGTGCCGGTCCAAGAGCACTCGCTAAGCGAGAGCAGCCCTGGATACGACGGGGCGGGGCGTCTGGCGCTGGGCCGGTTCTTGTTCCGCGACACCGCAAACCGCGACCACAACGTTGAGATGGTCGTGTTCGGCGGTCCCGAATGGAACGAGCTCACCAGCTCGGAGGCGCAGCTGACGGAAGGGGGGCAAGGCATGTACGAGATTCAGAACGATATCTTCGGCAACTCTCTGCAGGCCACCCTTCCCCCCACGGTTCAAGTCCGTGACCAGCGTGGCTTGCACATCCCCGCATCGCTCGACGGATCGGGGCCCACCCGTGTCGATTTCATCCCTTCGTTCGCCTCCTTCGACCGCGCTCGGGCGATGCAGACGGAGTACTCCAGCGACTTCCAAAGCTGGGAGTGGAACTACAGCCTCGCCCAGCGGATGCGTCGCGACCGCATGGAGATGAACCCCGCCGGACAGTGGGTCCGCCGCGCGCAGCCCGGCTTTACATGGGATTACCTCGCAGGCCTGCGGTACTTCGATGTGGGCGAGCGTTTCGACTGGAACGCCCAGGGCATCGTCCTCGAGGCGCCTGAGGTCACGTTCACCCGTGTCGGCAACACGTCGTTCTACGAGAACAACGATCCCATGCAGATCACCGACACGACGGGCGCTATGAACATCCAGACGAGCAACAACCTATTCGGGTTCCAACTCGGCGGCGGCTTGACTTACGAGACCGATCGCTGGAACGTCTCGATCTTCTCCAAGCATGGCTTCATGGTGAACGACGCCCGGGCGACCACGAACGTCACCTTCAGCGACCCCGACGACGCGTCCATCGCCCTGAACAGCTTCGGCCGCGACCTGCACGAAAACGGCCTCTCTTACCTGACGCAGGGCGGCGTCACGGCTCGGTATCACCTGCGGCCCAACCTTTCGCTGCGGGTCGGCTGGGAATTCATGTACGCGACCGGCCTGGCGCTGGCCCCGAACCAGATCGACTTCAACCCGGCCACGAACCAGCTGCATATCACCGGCGATACGTTCTACAGCGGCGTGACGGCGGGAACGGAGTTTTACTGGTAG
- a CDS encoding SEC-C domain-containing protein, with protein MAVDPYAPCPCGSGKKLKFCCSDLLGEIEKVQRMLEGDQPRAALAHLEKTLAKTPGRASLLDLKASIELSLGDLERAQQTVQQHLAADPTNPSAHAQAAILAASFEPGPEELAGGAAPSSRQAVMHLQDAMELVSDSIPARVLQAIGAVGQALLADGDLIAARAHLWLYQGVAGEQDTRAMELLMRLNRAPELPLLLRDNLFLREAPAGHAVEAEHDEAQLLASRGQWRRAEALLEKLCENHPDLDVLPYNAAVVSGWIGDQTKFVAGLRKFAQLVTDQSQDGLPDDAVESEAIAQLLDASNREEGVDVVRLIYSVADEETLVDKLTRSKRTSAYKLSDSELHAIEGLPPRHTFLLLDRDLPETGVGATAETTPRIVGVLSYYGRQTDKPERLELVLDRDEQFDATLGVLAAQLGDAIGEKTDEQVAGRGAGAPSMRSRWRFPDDTPVADRRRVVADEQRRVLLEEWPDKPLAKLTGKSPAQAAADPALKTAVTAALMVLEQTSAASVEAGVFTELRTKLGLPTPEAIDPKLVDLETIPLSRVTRVDLTKATDDDIFSLYKRTELAGATEVARLVAKEAVGRPGLAEDLPPEDLYGRLAALEPELDDALAWIERGRQAADGTGKSNAGWDLAELELRVVEGQFEEANRIVGHLRDEHLKEKGIAERLYELLYALGAVPSAEEMARMQGDGMSPEPAMSDAPAGGSKLWTPGSDEPATGGGSKIWTPS; from the coding sequence ATGGCGGTCGATCCCTACGCCCCGTGCCCCTGCGGTAGCGGCAAGAAACTCAAGTTCTGCTGCTCCGACCTGCTGGGCGAGATCGAGAAAGTGCAGCGCATGCTCGAAGGGGACCAGCCACGGGCGGCGCTGGCGCACCTTGAGAAGACGCTCGCCAAGACGCCCGGCCGGGCGTCGCTTCTGGACCTCAAGGCGTCGATCGAGCTGTCACTCGGCGACCTGGAGCGAGCCCAGCAGACGGTCCAGCAGCACCTCGCCGCCGACCCCACCAACCCCAGCGCCCACGCCCAGGCGGCGATTCTTGCCGCTAGCTTTGAGCCCGGACCGGAAGAGCTAGCCGGCGGCGCTGCGCCGTCGAGCCGCCAGGCCGTCATGCACCTGCAAGACGCCATGGAGCTGGTCTCCGACTCGATCCCCGCGCGCGTCCTGCAAGCGATCGGCGCGGTGGGGCAAGCCTTGCTAGCGGACGGCGACCTCATCGCCGCCCGTGCGCACCTCTGGCTCTATCAGGGCGTCGCGGGCGAACAAGACACGCGGGCGATGGAGCTGCTGATGCGGCTCAACCGCGCGCCGGAGCTGCCGCTGCTGCTACGCGACAACCTGTTCCTCCGCGAGGCGCCTGCAGGCCACGCCGTCGAAGCCGAGCACGACGAGGCCCAACTGCTAGCAAGCCGTGGCCAGTGGCGCCGCGCCGAAGCCCTGCTAGAGAAACTCTGCGAGAACCACCCCGATCTGGACGTGCTACCGTACAACGCGGCAGTCGTGTCGGGTTGGATCGGCGACCAGACGAAGTTCGTCGCTGGGCTGCGCAAGTTCGCCCAACTCGTGACCGACCAGTCCCAGGATGGCCTCCCGGACGACGCCGTCGAATCCGAAGCGATCGCCCAACTCCTCGACGCTAGCAACCGTGAAGAGGGTGTCGATGTCGTCCGGCTCATTTACTCGGTCGCCGATGAAGAGACCCTCGTCGACAAGCTGACTCGCTCCAAGCGGACGTCCGCTTACAAGCTCAGCGACTCCGAGCTGCACGCGATCGAGGGCCTGCCGCCGCGGCACACGTTCCTGCTGCTCGACCGCGACCTACCCGAGACCGGCGTCGGCGCCACCGCCGAGACGACGCCGCGCATCGTCGGCGTGCTGTCGTATTACGGCCGGCAGACCGACAAGCCCGAGCGGCTCGAACTCGTCCTTGACCGCGACGAACAGTTCGACGCAACGCTCGGTGTGCTTGCGGCCCAACTGGGCGACGCCATCGGCGAGAAGACTGATGAACAAGTCGCCGGCCGCGGCGCCGGGGCGCCGTCGATGCGGTCGCGCTGGCGCTTCCCGGACGACACACCGGTCGCCGATCGGCGTCGCGTCGTCGCCGACGAACAGCGTCGCGTGCTGCTCGAAGAGTGGCCCGATAAGCCGCTGGCGAAACTCACCGGCAAATCGCCCGCCCAAGCCGCTGCCGACCCCGCCCTGAAGACAGCCGTCACTGCGGCGCTGATGGTGTTGGAGCAAACGTCCGCTGCCTCGGTCGAGGCTGGGGTCTTCACCGAACTGCGGACCAAGCTCGGCCTGCCGACCCCTGAGGCAATCGACCCCAAGCTAGTCGACCTCGAGACGATCCCGCTGTCGCGCGTCACGCGGGTCGATCTTACGAAGGCGACCGACGACGACATCTTTTCGCTCTACAAGCGGACCGAGCTTGCCGGCGCCACCGAAGTCGCCCGACTTGTCGCCAAGGAAGCGGTCGGGCGACCCGGCCTCGCCGAGGACCTTCCGCCCGAGGACCTCTATGGCCGACTCGCGGCGCTCGAGCCCGAGCTCGACGACGCGCTGGCGTGGATCGAGCGTGGTCGGCAAGCCGCCGATGGGACGGGTAAAAGCAATGCGGGCTGGGACCTCGCCGAGTTGGAACTGCGTGTCGTCGAGGGCCAGTTCGAAGAGGCCAACCGCATCGTCGGCCACCTGCGCGACGAGCACCTCAAAGAGAAGGGCATCGCCGAGCGGCTCTACGAGTTGCTCTACGCCCTCGGCGCCGTTCCGTCTGCCGAAGAGATGGCTCGCATGCAAGGCGATGGCATGAGTCCCGAGCCGGCAATGTCAGACGCGCCGGCCGGCGGCTCCAAACTCTGGACCCCCGGCAGCGACGAACCCGCCACCGGCGGCGGCTCCAAGATCTGGACGCCCTCCTAG
- the ribD gene encoding bifunctional diaminohydroxyphosphoribosylaminopyrimidine deaminase/5-amino-6-(5-phosphoribosylamino)uracil reductase RibD — translation MSPEQVDDVAAMRRALQLAARGEGLVEPNPMVGCVVVLDGAIVGEGFHQRFGGPHAEVNALKAAGDRAKGAKLFVTLEPCCHTGKTPPCVEAVLAAGVKRVVIAMRDPFPKVDGGGIRALEAAGVECVVGVLEDDARRLVAPYLKLLETGRPWVIAKWAMTLDGKIATSTLDSQWISNEASRARVHRLRGRVDAVIVGARTLVADDPLLTARPTGPRTPLRIVIAGDKPLPIDRKLWNTPDDGAVLVAVGEGYPAADAQQLRDRGVEVLTATPPQLLDELGRRRLTNVLVEGGGKLLGQFFDQQLIDESWAFVAPKLIGGTGPGPIGGEGVAFMRDALTFTEVTHESIDGDLLIRGRTKLEPRMDANHRE, via the coding sequence ATGAGCCCTGAGCAAGTAGACGATGTCGCCGCAATGCGCCGGGCTTTGCAGCTTGCCGCGCGCGGGGAGGGCTTAGTTGAGCCGAACCCGATGGTCGGCTGCGTCGTCGTTCTTGACGGCGCGATCGTTGGCGAAGGTTTTCATCAGCGATTTGGCGGTCCGCACGCCGAGGTCAACGCCTTGAAGGCAGCCGGCGATCGGGCGAAGGGCGCGAAACTCTTCGTCACGCTCGAGCCCTGCTGCCACACAGGCAAGACGCCGCCGTGCGTTGAGGCGGTGCTCGCCGCTGGCGTGAAGCGGGTCGTCATCGCGATGCGCGATCCGTTCCCGAAGGTCGATGGCGGCGGCATCCGCGCGCTCGAAGCGGCGGGCGTCGAGTGCGTTGTCGGCGTGCTCGAAGACGACGCGCGGCGACTCGTGGCGCCGTACCTCAAGCTCCTCGAGACGGGCCGGCCGTGGGTGATCGCCAAGTGGGCGATGACGCTCGACGGCAAGATCGCCACTAGCACGCTCGACAGCCAGTGGATCAGCAACGAAGCGTCACGGGCCCGCGTCCACCGACTACGCGGTCGCGTTGACGCCGTCATCGTCGGCGCCCGAACACTCGTCGCCGACGACCCGCTGCTAACCGCCCGTCCCACCGGACCGCGGACGCCGCTGCGTATCGTGATCGCCGGTGACAAACCGCTGCCCATCGATCGCAAGCTTTGGAACACCCCCGACGATGGCGCCGTGCTCGTTGCGGTCGGAGAAGGCTATCCCGCCGCCGATGCGCAGCAACTACGCGACCGCGGCGTCGAAGTCCTCACCGCAACGCCCCCGCAACTTCTCGACGAACTCGGCCGCCGCCGACTAACGAACGTCCTCGTCGAAGGCGGCGGCAAACTGCTCGGCCAATTCTTCGATCAGCAACTCATCGACGAATCCTGGGCGTTCGTCGCCCCCAAGCTCATCGGCGGAACGGGTCCCGGACCCATCGGCGGCGAAGGCGTCGCCTTCATGCGTGACGCCCTGACATTCACCGAAGTCACCCACGAATCAATCGACGGCGACCTTCTCATCCGCGGTCGTACAAAGCTGGAACCGCGAATGGACGCGAATCATCGCGAATAG
- a CDS encoding DOMON domain-containing protein has protein sequence MSSAPNQLNTLLAPRFLFQFAVPVKRQTPIWSPKGIALGEDYRLPDLAGLDRETPGSERRFADVRMAWAPEGLAFWIDIDCKQQPVWCRETRLDESDGLHIWVDTRATHNIHRASKFCNRFIFTPMGGGSGDTQPLADQLLINRARENARPVRPRELQVVAKVTKTGYRLAAFIPAVAMTGYDPTQQTKLGFNYAVVDRELGLQTFSNGPSMPFDEDPSCWATMELVS, from the coding sequence GTGTCCTCCGCACCGAACCAACTCAACACGCTGCTGGCGCCGCGGTTCCTGTTCCAGTTCGCGGTCCCGGTGAAGCGACAGACGCCGATCTGGTCGCCCAAAGGCATCGCTCTGGGCGAGGACTATCGGTTGCCCGACCTGGCGGGGCTCGACCGAGAGACGCCCGGCAGCGAGCGGAGGTTCGCCGACGTCCGCATGGCTTGGGCGCCGGAGGGGTTGGCGTTTTGGATCGACATCGACTGCAAGCAGCAGCCGGTGTGGTGCCGAGAGACGAGGCTCGACGAGTCGGACGGCTTGCATATCTGGGTCGATACGCGGGCGACGCACAACATCCACCGCGCGTCGAAGTTCTGCAACCGTTTCATCTTCACGCCGATGGGCGGCGGCAGCGGTGACACCCAGCCGCTCGCCGACCAACTGCTGATCAACCGCGCGCGAGAAAACGCCCGCCCCGTGCGGCCGCGCGAGCTACAAGTCGTTGCGAAGGTGACGAAGACCGGCTACCGCTTGGCCGCGTTCATCCCCGCGGTGGCGATGACAGGCTACGACCCGACGCAGCAAACGAAGCTCGGCTTCAACTACGCGGTGGTCGATCGCGAGCTCGGTTTGCAGACGTTTTCGAACGGGCCGTCGATGCCGTTCGATGAGGACCCGAGTTGCTGGGCGACGATGGAGCTGGTTTCTTAG
- the thrS gene encoding threonine--tRNA ligase — MLTVQLPDGSSRPFETAVTCREVAEAIGPGLAKAAIAAEIDGVQRDLTYELPATGEVKLRFLTKRDAEALAIMRHSCAHVMAQAVMRLYKDVQLAFGPTTSTGFYYDMLLPQPLTEDDFPKIEAEMKAIVKEDLAFERMDKPRAESLQLCEELGQRFKVEHVETGLGEEAELSFYRQGEFIDLCRGVHIPSTSHIGKAFKLLNVAGAYWKGDASRDQLQRLYATAFFDKAELDAHLKQVEEAKKRDHRVLGKQLELFTIDNKVGSGLILWLPKGAVIRQTLEAMIREELRSRGYEVVYTPHVGRVELYETSGHFPYYRESQFPVLCEHNAGQLVDILVERLKAGEITDDEEAKLLDAARLLGFDGEVDPKKPPAERAAALDVWAHKHERYLLKPMNCPHHIMIYKSKPRSYRDLPVRLAEFGTVYRYEQSGELGGMTRVRGFTQDDAHLFCTPEQVADEFRACLEMTQAVLKSLGMNNYRVRLGFRDPDSSKYVGNEELWDRAESELRSVCESMDLPGLSIEPGEAAFYGPKADFVVTDCIGREWQLGTVQLDYNLPSEGRFALEYIGADNKPHRPVMIHRAPLGSLERFVGVIIEHFAGAFPLWLAPVQARVLTVSEKSEEYGREVEAKLRAAGLRVEGDYRGSKLGAKIREGQLELVPYLVVVGEQDRDNGTVALRDRIEGDLGSCSLADAIARLTEEVDDKRVRQVAEAPAADLSAKAVGNEY; from the coding sequence ATGCTCACGGTCCAACTCCCCGACGGAAGCAGCCGCCCCTTCGAAACCGCCGTCACGTGCCGCGAGGTCGCCGAGGCGATCGGCCCCGGCCTCGCCAAGGCCGCCATCGCCGCCGAGATCGACGGCGTCCAGCGTGATCTCACCTACGAGCTCCCCGCCACGGGCGAGGTGAAGCTCCGCTTCCTCACCAAGCGCGACGCCGAAGCCCTCGCCATCATGCGGCACTCGTGCGCGCACGTCATGGCGCAGGCCGTCATGCGGCTCTACAAAGACGTCCAGCTGGCGTTCGGCCCCACCACCAGCACGGGCTTCTACTACGACATGCTGCTGCCGCAGCCGCTCACCGAAGACGACTTCCCGAAGATCGAAGCCGAGATGAAGGCGATCGTCAAAGAAGACCTCGCCTTCGAGCGGATGGACAAGCCGCGCGCCGAGTCGTTGCAATTGTGCGAAGAGCTCGGCCAGCGCTTCAAGGTCGAGCACGTCGAGACGGGCCTCGGCGAAGAGGCGGAGCTGTCGTTCTACCGCCAGGGCGAGTTCATCGACCTCTGCCGCGGCGTCCACATTCCCTCAACCTCGCACATCGGCAAGGCGTTCAAGCTGCTCAACGTCGCCGGAGCCTACTGGAAGGGAGACGCCTCGCGCGACCAGCTCCAACGCCTCTACGCGACGGCGTTCTTCGACAAGGCCGAACTCGACGCCCACCTAAAGCAGGTCGAAGAGGCCAAGAAGCGCGACCACCGCGTCCTCGGCAAGCAGCTCGAGCTGTTCACGATCGACAACAAGGTCGGTTCGGGCCTGATCCTCTGGCTCCCCAAGGGCGCCGTCATCCGGCAGACCCTCGAGGCGATGATCCGCGAAGAACTGCGATCGCGCGGTTACGAAGTGGTCTACACGCCGCACGTCGGCCGCGTCGAGCTTTACGAGACCTCGGGCCACTTCCCTTACTACCGGGAGAGCCAATTCCCGGTGCTGTGCGAGCACAACGCGGGGCAGCTCGTTGACATCCTCGTCGAGCGTCTCAAAGCGGGCGAGATCACCGACGACGAAGAGGCGAAGCTGCTCGACGCCGCGCGGTTGCTCGGCTTCGACGGCGAAGTCGATCCCAAGAAACCGCCGGCCGAGCGCGCCGCCGCGCTCGACGTGTGGGCGCACAAGCATGAGCGCTACCTGCTCAAGCCGATGAACTGCCCGCACCACATCATGATTTACAAGTCGAAGCCCCGTTCGTACCGCGACCTGCCGGTGCGGCTCGCGGAGTTCGGCACCGTCTATCGCTACGAGCAGTCGGGCGAGCTGGGCGGCATGACCCGCGTCCGTGGTTTCACGCAAGACGACGCCCACCTCTTCTGCACGCCCGAACAAGTCGCCGACGAGTTCCGCGCGTGCCTCGAGATGACGCAGGCCGTGCTCAAGTCGCTCGGCATGAACAACTACCGCGTCCGCCTCGGCTTCCGCGACCCCGACAGCAGCAAGTACGTCGGCAACGAAGAGCTGTGGGATCGGGCCGAGTCCGAGCTGCGCAGCGTCTGCGAGTCGATGGACCTGCCGGGCCTGTCGATCGAGCCGGGCGAGGCGGCGTTCTACGGCCCGAAGGCCGACTTCGTCGTCACCGACTGCATCGGCCGCGAGTGGCAACTGGGCACCGTGCAGCTCGACTACAACCTGCCGAGCGAGGGCCGCTTCGCGCTGGAGTACATCGGCGCCGACAACAAGCCGCACCGCCCGGTGATGATCCACCGCGCGCCGCTAGGCTCGCTCGAGCGATTCGTCGGCGTGATCATCGAGCACTTCGCCGGCGCCTTCCCGCTCTGGCTGGCGCCGGTGCAAGCCCGCGTGCTCACCGTCAGCGAGAAGTCCGAAGAGTACGGCCGCGAAGTCGAAGCGAAGCTCCGCGCCGCGGGCCTGCGCGTCGAAGGCGACTACCGCGGCTCCAAGCTCGGCGCCAAGATCCGCGAGGGCCAGCTCGAACTCGTGCCGTACCTCGTCGTCGTCGGCGAACAAGACCGCGACAACGGCACGGTCGCCCTGCGCGACCGCATCGAAGGCGACCTGGGCTCGTGCTCACTCGCCGACGCGATCGCCCGCCTCACTGAAGAGGTCGACGACAAACGCGTACGCCAGGTCGCGGAAGCGCCGGCGGCGGACTTGTCGGCGAAGGCGGTGGGGAATGAGTATTGA
- the tsf gene encoding translation elongation factor Ts produces MADITAAMVKELRDETQLPMMDCKKALVEAGGDKEAAKQALREKGVKLMGSRADRATEEGRVAVFAGVNQPAGAIIELQVESAPVASNEDVVALANDLAKQLATGPGAKTADELWDQPSPSQSGKKLRDIKDDLENKIREVFKLARIERIEGPTGGYVHFDGKTGVLLAVKGGSDELAKDVSMHVAAMGPSATNVSDLDPAEVEKERAILIEAAKQEGKPENIIEKMVEGRLRNYYAEKVLAEQPFVKDDKQTVGKVAKAGGMELRGFSLWKVGQTSDATAA; encoded by the coding sequence ATGGCCGATATCACCGCCGCGATGGTGAAGGAGCTGCGTGACGAGACGCAGTTGCCGATGATGGACTGCAAGAAGGCGCTCGTGGAAGCGGGCGGCGACAAGGAGGCCGCCAAGCAGGCGCTCCGCGAAAAGGGCGTTAAGCTGATGGGCTCGCGCGCCGACCGGGCGACCGAAGAGGGCCGCGTCGCGGTCTTCGCCGGCGTTAACCAGCCGGCCGGCGCGATCATCGAGCTGCAAGTCGAGTCGGCGCCCGTCGCCAGCAACGAGGACGTCGTCGCTCTGGCGAACGACCTCGCCAAGCAACTCGCCACCGGCCCCGGCGCCAAGACCGCCGACGAGCTGTGGGATCAGCCCTCCCCCAGCCAGTCTGGCAAGAAGCTCCGTGACATCAAGGACGACCTCGAGAACAAGATCCGTGAGGTCTTCAAGCTGGCCCGCATCGAGCGGATTGAGGGTCCGACCGGCGGCTACGTCCACTTCGACGGCAAGACCGGCGTCCTCTTGGCGGTGAAGGGCGGCTCGGACGAGCTCGCCAAGGACGTCAGCATGCACGTCGCCGCGATGGGCCCCTCGGCCACCAACGTTTCGGACCTCGACCCCGCCGAGGTCGAAAAGGAACGGGCGATCCTGATCGAGGCCGCCAAGCAAGAGGGCAAGCCCGAGAACATCATCGAGAAGATGGTCGAAGGCCGCCTGCGGAACTACTACGCCGAGAAGGTGCTGGCCGAGCAGCCGTTCGTGAAGGACGACAAGCAGACCGTCGGCAAGGTCGCCAAGGCGGGCGGCATGGAACTCCGCGGCTTCTCGCTGTGGAAGGTCGGCCAAACGAGCGACGCCACCGCCGCTTGA
- the rpsB gene encoding 30S ribosomal protein S2 — translation MSLVNELVEAGVHFGHRASRWNPKMRPYIYARRNLIHIIDVRETIRGLLRAKKYLADVAGRNSLILFVGTKRQASESVAREAARCGMPWVSERWLGGTLTNFRTIRDRLGRLEQLEAIRQGEAINSYSKKMQSTLTREYRKIYRNLNGMRTMTRLPECLVVVDPKKEKNAVKEARALGIAVVSLIDTDCDPDTVDLPIPGNDDSMRSIEVITRLLADAIAAGKSQAAIQQQMANEGAAREAARKADAAAAEAKAKAEADA, via the coding sequence GTGTCGCTAGTTAATGAGCTCGTCGAAGCAGGCGTTCACTTCGGTCACCGTGCGAGCCGGTGGAACCCGAAGATGCGGCCGTACATTTACGCCCGCCGCAACCTGATCCACATTATCGACGTCCGCGAGACCATCCGCGGTCTCCTGCGAGCCAAGAAGTACCTGGCCGACGTCGCCGGCCGGAACAGCCTGATCCTGTTCGTCGGAACCAAGCGCCAGGCGTCGGAGTCGGTCGCCCGCGAAGCGGCCCGTTGCGGCATGCCGTGGGTCTCGGAGCGTTGGCTGGGCGGCACGCTCACCAACTTCCGCACGATCCGCGACCGGCTTGGCCGGCTGGAGCAACTCGAGGCGATCCGCCAGGGCGAGGCGATCAACTCGTACTCCAAGAAGATGCAGTCCACGTTGACCCGTGAGTACCGCAAGATCTACCGCAACCTCAACGGCATGCGGACGATGACGCGTCTTCCCGAGTGTCTGGTGGTCGTTGACCCCAAGAAAGAAAAGAACGCCGTCAAGGAAGCCCGCGCGCTGGGCATCGCTGTGGTGTCGCTGATCGATACCGACTGCGACCCGGACACGGTGGACCTGCCGATCCCGGGCAACGACGACAGCATGCGCTCGATCGAGGTGATCACCCGCCTGCTGGCGGACGCGATCGCCGCCGGCAAGTCGCAGGCCGCCATCCAGCAACAGATGGCCAACGAGGGCGCCGCCCGCGAAGCGGCCCGCAAGGCCGACGCCGCTGCCGCCGAAGCAAAGGCCAAGGCCGAAGCCGACGCCTGA
- the ilvN gene encoding acetolactate synthase small subunit, giving the protein MRHVLSALVQNVPGVLAHVAGMLASRAYNIHSLAVGETESPELSRMTFVVVGDDNILEQVRKQLEKIVTVVRVDDVSSKDHVERDLMLIKVQAAKTDRPEIRELSRIFRGRIVDVSPNEMMIELSGQEKKIEAFIDMMRPFGIIELCRTGRIAMIRSVNRPIVGEPGAEGDA; this is encoded by the coding sequence ATGCGACACGTTCTTTCCGCTCTGGTGCAAAACGTCCCCGGTGTGCTGGCGCACGTCGCCGGGATGCTGGCGTCGCGGGCCTACAACATCCACAGCCTCGCCGTCGGCGAGACCGAGTCGCCCGAACTCTCCCGGATGACCTTTGTTGTCGTCGGCGACGACAACATCCTTGAGCAAGTCCGCAAACAGCTCGAAAAGATCGTCACGGTCGTCCGTGTCGATGACGTGAGCAGCAAGGACCACGTCGAACGCGACCTGATGCTCATCAAGGTCCAGGCCGCCAAGACCGACCGCCCCGAGATCCGCGAGCTCAGCCGCATCTTTCGCGGTCGCATCGTGGACGTCTCGCCTAACGAGATGATGATCGAGCTCTCCGGCCAGGAGAAGAAGATCGAGGCCTTCATCGACATGATGCGCCCCTTCGGCATCATCGAGCTGTGCCGCACCGGCCGCATCGCGATGATCCGGAGCGTGAACAGGCCCATCGTGGGCGAACCGGGCGCTGAAGGCGACGCCTAA